In Staphylococcus lloydii, the following proteins share a genomic window:
- a CDS encoding SRPBCC family protein, with amino-acid sequence MGLEVNNNKIIFTRTFKATTKAVYKAYTDKTLFSQWFHPKGATTEVFEFNVCEGGKAFFAIHTPQGTSYTVTQYNKVTEPNYIDYNDFFANAQGEINKTMAGMHNIVQIEDEGKGYVKVIATSELPDATSVQRLIDMGVEQGMQATFDNLEQLLSS; translated from the coding sequence ATGGGTTTAGAAGTAAATAATAATAAAATAATTTTTACAAGAACGTTCAAAGCAACTACCAAAGCTGTATACAAAGCCTATACAGATAAAACTTTATTTTCACAATGGTTCCATCCAAAAGGTGCAACGACAGAGGTTTTTGAATTTAATGTATGTGAAGGTGGCAAAGCTTTCTTTGCAATTCATACACCACAAGGGACGAGTTATACAGTAACACAATATAATAAGGTTACAGAACCTAATTATATAGATTACAACGACTTTTTTGCCAATGCACAAGGTGAAATAAATAAGACGATGGCTGGTATGCACAACATAGTTCAAATAGAGGATGAAGGCAAAGGTTATGTAAAAGTAATTGCTACTTCAGAATTACCTGATGCCACATCAGTCCAACGTTTAATAGACATGGGCGTAGAACAAGGCATGCAAGCCACATTTGATAATTTAGAACAGTTACTTTCATCATAA
- a CDS encoding Rrf2 family transcriptional regulator, which yields MNSQFSIAVHILSLLSLEKEPVSSQYIASSVNSNPSLVRKICRFLKDGQFITSTQGVAGYSLTQSANQILLGEVFRYTTDIDSHFVKIHEDTNTHCPVGRNITPALNDIYTEVDTSIISKLNTYSIEDVINRFE from the coding sequence ATGAACTCACAATTTTCAATCGCTGTACATATACTTAGTTTACTATCACTTGAAAAAGAACCAGTATCTAGTCAATACATTGCATCTAGTGTGAATAGCAATCCGAGTTTAGTACGTAAAATTTGTCGTTTCTTAAAAGACGGGCAATTTATAACTAGTACGCAAGGTGTAGCAGGTTACAGTTTAACTCAATCAGCAAACCAAATATTATTGGGTGAGGTTTTTCGCTATACCACGGACATTGATAGCCATTTTGTTAAAATCCATGAAGATACGAATACACATTGTCCCGTAGGAAGAAATATTACCCCCGCATTAAACGATATTTACACTGAGGTAGATACCTCAATTATTAGTAAATTAAATACTTACTCTATCGAGGACGTAATTAATCGCTTTGAATAA
- a CDS encoding formate/nitrite transporter family protein — MLENKKAIKDTYSSIETVKSIVSQAQSKEVMYDQTPTRYALKSIMSGFLLAIVTVFMLAIKTQFSGALEGVVNLLGAISFSLALVIIVLTHSELLTSNFMYLTVGWYYKALKLNKVIAIFIICFIFNIIGGIILFALMKFTHIMTPDMIKALTTTVDSKTIEATWYAILVKGIFCNFFINIGIYISLQFKDGLSKAFFIACGVIVFVFMGYEHVVFNAGLYAGMLFYNFDAVAWIDVLKNIVFAFIGNYIGGVIFVGLLYAYLNGHRDSLKI, encoded by the coding sequence ATGTTAGAAAATAAGAAGGCGATAAAGGATACTTATTCTTCAATTGAAACTGTGAAAAGCATCGTCAGTCAAGCTCAAAGCAAGGAAGTTATGTATGATCAAACGCCAACAAGATATGCACTTAAATCTATAATGTCAGGATTTTTATTAGCAATCGTTACGGTATTTATGTTAGCTATAAAAACACAATTTTCAGGGGCACTAGAAGGTGTCGTGAACTTGTTAGGTGCTATCTCATTTAGTTTAGCCTTAGTCATAATCGTGTTAACTCATTCAGAATTATTAACGAGTAATTTCATGTATTTAACGGTTGGATGGTATTATAAGGCCTTAAAATTAAATAAAGTAATAGCTATATTTATCATATGTTTTATTTTTAATATTATCGGTGGGATTATCTTATTTGCATTAATGAAATTCACACATATTATGACGCCTGACATGATTAAAGCCTTAACAACGACTGTCGATTCCAAAACGATTGAAGCTACATGGTACGCGATATTAGTTAAAGGGATATTTTGTAATTTCTTTATTAATATTGGCATATACATATCATTACAATTTAAAGATGGTCTATCTAAAGCATTTTTCATTGCATGTGGCGTAATCGTTTTCGTATTTATGGGGTATGAACACGTGGTATTTAATGCAGGTCTCTATGCAGGCATGTTGTTTTATAACTTTGATGCGGTAGCTTGGATAGATGTATTGAAAAATATCGTGTTTGCATTTATTGGTAACTATATCGGTGGAGTTATTTTTGTAGGTCTCTTGTATGCCTATCTAAACGGTCACCGTGACAGTCTAAAAATTTAA
- a CDS encoding GNAT family N-acetyltransferase, protein MTNHNIRIAEEKDAAELQQLMYEAFTPLRELGIDWPSVNADVDAVRRNLIEGTTFVLENDDEIISTITVRYPWQGKRRISIYPFVWWFATKPKYDGQGLGSKLLTYVEETFLRDTLKAPAVTLGTSARKHPWLLGIYEKRGYEIYDEHESDDGDLGVIMRKVLIPERFDEEVLGKPPF, encoded by the coding sequence TTGACTAACCACAATATTCGCATTGCTGAAGAGAAAGATGCAGCAGAACTTCAACAGTTAATGTATGAAGCTTTTACACCATTAAGAGAGTTAGGTATCGACTGGCCATCTGTTAATGCAGATGTTGATGCTGTAAGAAGAAATTTAATTGAAGGCACTACTTTTGTATTAGAAAATGACGATGAAATTATTTCTACAATTACTGTACGTTATCCATGGCAAGGTAAGCGAAGAATATCGATATATCCTTTTGTATGGTGGTTTGCAACAAAACCTAAATACGACGGACAAGGTTTAGGAAGTAAATTACTAACATATGTTGAAGAAACATTTTTACGTGATACGTTGAAAGCTCCTGCAGTAACGTTGGGTACTTCTGCTAGAAAGCATCCATGGTTGTTAGGCATTTATGAAAAACGTGGCTACGAAATCTATGATGAGCATGAAAGTGATGATGGAGATTTAGGTGTTATTATGAGAAAAGTTTTAATACCGGAACGCTTTGATGAAGAAGTACTCGGAAAGCCACCATTTTAG
- a CDS encoding Hsp20/alpha crystallin family protein: protein MAFEKRSFNNTLFDVDPGEFFKDVGRQIYEQTPFKKDIKTDIIEYNDHFVVAAELPGFNKSDIQLNFDNETLTIEAKQSQANITDDGKMIHKERATNDLNRQFTFKHIIQEQISAKFDNGVLYVTLPKEQDTTVNVASNIEIN, encoded by the coding sequence TTGGCATTTGAAAAAAGATCTTTTAACAATACTTTATTTGACGTCGACCCTGGAGAGTTTTTTAAAGATGTAGGTAGACAGATATATGAACAGACACCTTTCAAAAAAGACATTAAAACAGATATTATAGAATATAATGACCATTTTGTAGTAGCAGCTGAACTACCTGGATTTAATAAATCTGACATTCAGTTGAATTTCGACAATGAAACATTAACTATTGAGGCAAAACAATCTCAAGCTAACATCACTGATGATGGTAAAATGATTCATAAAGAACGTGCTACAAATGACTTAAACCGTCAATTTACTTTTAAGCATATTATACAAGAGCAAATCTCTGCTAAATTTGATAACGGTGTATTATACGTTACTTTACCAAAAGAACAAGATACAACCGTTAATGTAGCAAGTAATATAGAAATAAACTAG
- a CDS encoding MarR family winged helix-turn-helix transcriptional regulator: protein MNKDSYLERQLCFLFYVSSKEIIKKYTSYLKEYDLTYTGYIVLLAMEPDDKINIKTLGKRVFLDSGTLTPLLKKLEKKGLVKRMREQSDERNLQVSLTNEGTDIREQLLDVSKKVFTEFDMDIEESKELKDTLQNFVNKNFDANL, encoded by the coding sequence ATGAATAAAGATAGTTATTTAGAACGACAATTATGCTTTTTATTTTATGTTTCTTCCAAAGAAATTATAAAGAAATATACTTCATACTTAAAGGAGTATGATTTAACATATACTGGCTACATTGTATTACTTGCCATGGAACCCGACGACAAAATCAACATCAAAACTTTGGGAAAACGCGTTTTCCTAGATTCAGGTACTTTAACGCCGCTACTTAAAAAATTAGAGAAAAAAGGTTTAGTTAAACGTATGCGTGAACAAAGTGATGAACGTAACTTACAGGTTTCATTGACAAATGAAGGTACAGACATTCGTGAACAACTTTTAGATGTGTCTAAAAAAGTATTTACTGAATTTGATATGGATATTGAAGAATCAAAAGAATTAAAAGATACATTACAAAATTTTGTAAATAAAAATTTCGACGCAAATTTATAA
- a CDS encoding DUF3139 domain-containing protein has translation MKTFFKLLGILIVSFILAVVFFFGMRTYQGHKNLELVDKYLAEHHLTDKVQSEKTKYSGKKGLYYKEVKFKTDPHLTYDVQPISTFKGIVVQGFDNETKNRVKDAKYREFDQDYKPKK, from the coding sequence ATGAAGACGTTTTTCAAATTACTAGGAATCTTAATTGTTTCATTTATCTTAGCTGTTGTCTTCTTTTTTGGAATGAGAACTTACCAAGGCCATAAAAACCTTGAATTAGTAGATAAATATTTAGCTGAACATCATTTAACTGATAAAGTTCAATCTGAAAAAACGAAGTACAGTGGTAAAAAAGGTCTGTATTATAAAGAAGTGAAATTCAAAACAGATCCCCATTTGACTTATGACGTACAACCAATTAGTACCTTCAAAGGTATAGTTGTACAAGGTTTCGATAATGAAACGAAAAATAGAGTTAAAGATGCTAAATATCGAGAGTTTGATCAAGATTACAAGCCTAAAAAGTAA
- a CDS encoding cation:dicarboxylate symporter family transporter: MKYLRKISLPTQVIIALILGIIVGLLLYGHDEWVNYIKPFGDVFLNLIKMIVIPVVFCALALSISNVGESKTVGRYGLKTIIYFEVITTIAIALGLIFANIFKPGSGLDPHKLPKGDISSYESSAKAAEHSTYGNHFIDTLVNIVPTNFFEALNKGDLLPIIFFAAFFGIALSAIGKKADPVRDVLSGVLEAVFWMINKILKLAPIGVFAFISTTIMTFGASALLPLLKLLLVVIGAMVFFVVVVLGIVAKICGINIFHIMKILKNELILAFSTSSSESVLPIIMKKMENFGAPRDITSFVVPIGYTFNLDGSALYQSIAALFVAQMYGIDMSIGQQIMLMVTLMVASKGMAGVPGVSIVVLVTTLGAMGLPAQGLALIIGVDRLLDMVRTAVNVMGNSLSTIVISKWEGVYNKDKGQEYYKSI; the protein is encoded by the coding sequence ATGAAATATTTGAGAAAAATTAGTTTGCCAACTCAGGTTATCATAGCGCTTATACTTGGTATCATTGTTGGTCTACTATTATATGGACATGATGAATGGGTAAATTACATTAAGCCATTTGGAGATGTCTTTTTAAATTTAATTAAAATGATTGTCATACCGGTCGTATTCTGTGCGCTAGCATTATCAATTTCTAATGTTGGTGAATCAAAAACAGTTGGACGTTATGGACTAAAAACAATTATATATTTTGAAGTTATTACAACAATAGCAATCGCATTGGGATTAATTTTTGCGAATATCTTTAAACCGGGTTCTGGACTAGATCCCCATAAATTACCAAAAGGTGACATATCATCATACGAATCATCTGCAAAGGCAGCTGAACATTCTACATATGGTAATCACTTTATCGACACACTTGTGAACATAGTACCTACAAACTTTTTTGAAGCATTAAATAAAGGTGATTTATTACCAATTATCTTCTTCGCCGCTTTCTTCGGTATTGCGTTATCTGCAATCGGTAAAAAAGCAGATCCTGTAAGAGATGTATTAAGTGGTGTTTTAGAAGCCGTATTCTGGATGATTAACAAAATACTTAAATTAGCACCAATCGGTGTTTTCGCATTTATTAGTACTACAATTATGACATTCGGTGCCTCAGCATTATTACCACTATTAAAATTATTATTAGTAGTAATCGGCGCAATGGTATTCTTTGTAGTCGTCGTATTAGGTATCGTTGCTAAAATATGTGGTATCAATATTTTCCATATTATGAAAATACTTAAAAACGAATTGATATTAGCATTTTCAACATCAAGTTCAGAGTCAGTGTTACCAATTATCATGAAAAAGATGGAAAACTTTGGGGCACCAAGAGACATTACATCATTTGTGGTTCCAATCGGATATACATTTAACTTAGACGGTTCTGCATTGTATCAATCTATAGCGGCACTATTCGTGGCGCAAATGTATGGCATAGACATGTCAATTGGCCAACAAATTATGTTAATGGTTACATTAATGGTTGCATCTAAAGGTATGGCAGGTGTACCTGGTGTATCTATAGTTGTTCTTGTAACTACTTTAGGTGCAATGGGATTACCAGCACAAGGTCTAGCCTTAATCATTGGTGTCGATAGATTACTAGATATGGTTAGAACGGCAGTAAACGTAATGGGTAACTCTTTATCAACAATCGTTATCTCTAAATGGGAAGGCGTATACAATAAAGATAAAGGCCAAGAATATTATAAATCTATATAA
- a CDS encoding DUF4889 domain-containing protein, whose product MNKKVFSYGLIAVMLIVSIVLVIVMMTTGEKETYYGYMKDKNTAEKVINEKDHKVEKDVKIPSKSGFSPKKGDFVKLVKAKGSDKYSSMKVVKHDDVPHGLMMKIHDMGNMHM is encoded by the coding sequence ATGAACAAAAAGGTATTTAGTTACGGCTTAATCGCAGTAATGTTAATCGTAAGTATCGTTCTAGTTATCGTAATGATGACTACGGGTGAAAAAGAAACGTATTACGGTTATATGAAAGATAAAAATACTGCCGAAAAAGTAATTAACGAAAAAGATCATAAAGTAGAAAAAGACGTAAAAATCCCTTCTAAAAGTGGTTTTTCACCTAAAAAAGGCGATTTCGTAAAATTAGTTAAAGCCAAAGGTTCTGACAAATATTCATCTATGAAAGTCGTTAAGCACGATGATGTTCCTCACGGTTTAATGATGAAAATACATGACATGGGTAATATGCACATGTAA
- a CDS encoding helix-turn-helix domain-containing protein, producing the protein MIKIHDDVLIINHSDLYTILGGKQIIEIKIPLILLSQNQQHLFTSHYNYQKLQSSHTLKLLILQIISEYHYNTTINTTLFFDILQLLNTEAYVTHTKIYKPIICSQSTPLNNIASYINRYSLQTLTSQHLAQKLYFSPSYISLLFIRYLNVSFKYYLTSLKIALSIPELLLTNSTITSIAYFFGFKNYYNYLTHFKNHLNTTPLAFRQQYNYLPNYPNIHINISPIEFQKRYRR; encoded by the coding sequence ATGATAAAGATACATGATGACGTCTTAATTATTAATCATAGTGATTTATACACGATTCTTGGTGGCAAGCAAATAATAGAAATCAAAATCCCCTTAATTCTTCTTTCACAAAATCAACAGCATTTATTTACCAGTCACTATAATTATCAAAAATTACAATCCTCACACACGCTAAAATTATTAATTTTACAAATCATCAGCGAATATCATTACAATACGACAATAAATACGACACTATTTTTCGATATTTTGCAGTTATTAAATACAGAAGCATATGTAACACATACCAAAATCTACAAACCGATTATTTGTTCACAGAGCACACCGTTGAATAATATAGCATCATACATTAACCGTTATAGTTTACAAACACTTACTTCACAGCATTTAGCACAAAAACTATATTTCTCCCCTAGTTATATTTCTCTATTATTTATCAGATATTTAAATGTAAGTTTTAAATACTACCTTACTAGTTTAAAAATTGCACTATCTATACCAGAGCTGTTATTAACAAATAGTACAATTACATCTATTGCCTACTTTTTTGGTTTTAAAAACTATTACAACTATTTAACTCATTTCAAAAATCATTTAAACACTACACCACTAGCATTTAGACAACAATATAATTATCTTCCTAACTATCCGAACATTCATATTAATATCTCTCCAATTGAATTTCAGAAGCGCTATAGACGTTAA
- a CDS encoding peptidoglycan recognition protein family protein → MEYIYSDYFNGKPQITDKKQQIFGIVLHDDAENMAAKDYIAWLEEREQQGCLEKGWASIYVDKDTCYWFHPIEYVEWHCGNRFANEHYVGIERCQSKIDGVLSDAQFKENEEASFALAAQILKEQQLPVNRDTIRLHREFFDTACPARAWQMHVNDDEDTLVNRARLKDYFISRIQSYYEHV, encoded by the coding sequence ATGGAGTATATATATTCTGATTACTTTAATGGTAAACCGCAGATAACAGATAAAAAGCAACAAATCTTTGGGATTGTGTTACATGATGACGCAGAAAACATGGCTGCTAAAGATTATATAGCATGGCTCGAAGAAAGAGAACAACAAGGTTGTTTAGAAAAAGGATGGGCTAGCATTTATGTTGATAAAGATACATGCTATTGGTTTCACCCTATTGAATACGTAGAGTGGCATTGTGGAAATCGCTTTGCGAATGAACATTATGTAGGCATTGAAAGATGTCAGTCGAAAATAGATGGCGTTTTGTCGGACGCGCAATTTAAAGAAAATGAAGAAGCTAGCTTTGCACTTGCGGCACAAATTTTAAAAGAACAGCAACTACCGGTAAACAGAGATACTATCCGACTGCATAGAGAATTTTTCGATACCGCTTGTCCTGCCAGAGCATGGCAAATGCATGTTAATGATGATGAAGATACGTTAGTGAACAGAGCGCGATTAAAAGATTACTTTATAAGTCGTATCCAAAGCTATTATGAGCATGTATAA
- a CDS encoding magnesium transporter CorA family protein, with product MITAYKHNQNQEIIESTADASASWINIVEPDREEIETIMSQYNIPEDFIKDPLDSEESSRIEYDDESGYSLIIIDLPIVNKTNQNVLSFITIPLGIIIGNKRIITICNEENEFLENFSRQHINLKYHSRFALNILLTIANHYNRNLRLLNKTRLRIERNLKNNVSNKQLYNLMEVEKSLVYFLAALKGNDNIIKKLFRLPAIKRFDEDEELLEDLVIENKQAVETTELYTKILESITTSHASLLSNELNNTMKTLTLFTVFLTLPTLVFSFFGMNVPLPINDHSYISWIVVIVISLILVSFVGAFLWRKQKL from the coding sequence ATGATTACAGCATATAAACATAATCAAAATCAAGAAATCATCGAATCTACAGCAGATGCATCGGCTTCTTGGATTAATATTGTAGAACCCGATCGAGAAGAAATAGAAACAATAATGTCCCAATATAATATTCCTGAGGATTTTATTAAAGACCCATTAGACAGTGAAGAGAGTTCCCGTATCGAATACGATGATGAATCCGGCTACTCTTTAATCATTATCGATTTACCCATCGTCAATAAAACAAATCAAAATGTCCTCTCTTTTATAACTATTCCATTAGGTATCATTATTGGTAATAAAAGAATAATTACGATATGTAACGAGGAAAATGAATTTCTAGAGAATTTCTCACGTCAACATATTAATTTAAAGTATCATAGTCGTTTTGCGTTAAATATTTTATTAACAATAGCGAATCACTATAATAGAAATTTAAGATTATTAAACAAAACAAGACTACGTATTGAACGTAATTTAAAAAACAATGTTAGTAATAAACAATTGTATAATCTTATGGAAGTAGAAAAAAGTTTAGTTTACTTTTTAGCGGCACTTAAAGGCAATGATAATATTATTAAAAAGCTCTTTAGATTGCCTGCCATAAAAAGATTTGATGAAGACGAAGAGTTACTCGAAGATTTAGTTATCGAAAATAAACAAGCCGTTGAAACAACTGAACTATATACCAAAATTTTAGAGAGTATTACGACTTCACATGCCTCTCTATTATCAAATGAATTAAATAACACGATGAAAACTTTAACATTATTTACAGTTTTCTTAACGTTACCAACGCTAGTATTTAGCTTCTTTGGTATGAATGTACCGTTACCGATTAACGACCACAGCTATATTTCATGGATAGTCGTTATTGTGATTTCACTAATACTTGTATCATTTGTCGGTGCATTTTTATGGCGCAAACAGAAACTTTAA
- a CDS encoding TetR/AcrR family transcriptional regulator, protein MEDRRIKKSKHAIKQAFIQLLQEQELDKITIRDITTLADINRGTFYLHYVDKYDLLSSMEDDYITHLSEKLNFDYLLTKYESTEAFAKEFTSNILKNIMSYIGNNIDFYKVILSLERKSQIESKISQLMFNNMRTHITSENQIAGIPLDYFHSYVSGATISFIKHWVQDDNRMSVDDLSDILFKIIFNGPLRLMANQKYDQY, encoded by the coding sequence ATGGAAGACCGTCGTATAAAAAAATCAAAACATGCAATTAAACAAGCGTTTATTCAGTTATTACAAGAACAAGAATTAGATAAAATCACAATAAGAGATATTACGACATTAGCTGATATTAATAGAGGCACGTTTTATTTACATTATGTAGATAAGTATGACTTGTTGTCTTCAATGGAAGATGACTATATAACACATCTCTCTGAAAAATTAAACTTCGATTACCTGCTCACAAAATATGAATCAACTGAAGCATTCGCTAAAGAATTCACCTCAAATATACTAAAAAATATTATGTCTTATATCGGAAATAATATCGATTTTTACAAGGTCATATTAAGTCTTGAGCGTAAAAGCCAAATTGAAAGCAAAATAAGTCAGCTCATGTTTAATAATATGCGTACACATATCACAAGCGAAAACCAAATTGCAGGTATTCCGCTAGATTATTTCCATAGTTATGTTTCAGGCGCTACCATTTCGTTTATAAAACACTGGGTGCAAGACGATAATCGAATGAGTGTCGACGATTTGTCAGATATTTTATTCAAAATAATTTTTAATGGGCCGCTACGTTTAATGGCTAACCAAAAATATGATCAATATTAA
- a CDS encoding YhgE/Pip domain-containing protein — protein sequence MNILKSKLLWIAPIAIVIILAIFSIAFYPAYNPKPKAVPIAIVNHDNGTAIQGKNVDIGGKLVDKLKDSDSKSVKWVEVDSEKEAQKGLDKQKYYGAAILEKDFSKNAMSKTQKVVMDSKKAEMKEKVESGDIPPEQAKKMQQSAPKNDVTVKQAKLKTITNSGASMQASQMASNVLKGIGDNINQQITKQSIGTLEKQDVKVSAKDINDITNPVKVNDTKVNKVKDHQGSGNAPFLMFMPVWMSSIVGSILLFFAFRSSHNITIVQRVSATLIQFVGAILTAFIGGFGYVYFMSGVQGFNFDDTSKIALFISIAILSFMGLIMGVMTWLGLKSIPIFFIAMFFSMQLVTLPKQLLPKFYQDYIVDWNPFTHYANSLRELIYMHQPIELNSTMWMFIGFMIFGVISSLIATIVRKHSDKKTEIPS from the coding sequence ATGAATATTTTAAAAAGTAAATTACTATGGATCGCACCAATTGCAATCGTTATTATATTAGCAATTTTTTCAATTGCTTTTTATCCAGCATATAACCCAAAACCTAAAGCAGTGCCTATCGCAATCGTAAATCACGATAATGGTACAGCTATTCAAGGTAAAAATGTAGATATCGGTGGAAAATTAGTAGATAAATTAAAAGATAGTGATTCTAAATCTGTTAAATGGGTGGAAGTAGATAGTGAAAAAGAAGCTCAAAAAGGATTAGATAAACAAAAATATTATGGGGCAGCAATTTTAGAAAAAGACTTTTCAAAAAATGCGATGAGTAAAACGCAAAAAGTTGTAATGGATAGCAAGAAAGCTGAAATGAAAGAAAAGGTTGAATCTGGGGATATTCCACCAGAACAAGCGAAAAAAATGCAACAATCTGCACCTAAAAATGATGTTACTGTTAAACAAGCTAAGCTTAAAACAATAACTAATAGCGGTGCTAGTATGCAAGCATCTCAAATGGCTTCCAATGTTTTAAAAGGTATTGGTGACAATATTAATCAACAAATCACTAAGCAAAGTATTGGTACATTAGAAAAACAAGACGTCAAAGTGAGTGCAAAAGATATTAATGATATCACGAATCCTGTAAAAGTTAACGATACAAAAGTTAATAAAGTTAAAGACCATCAAGGTAGCGGCAACGCACCATTCTTAATGTTTATGCCAGTATGGATGAGTTCTATTGTAGGATCAATTTTATTATTCTTTGCATTCAGATCTAGTCATAATATTACAATTGTTCAACGTGTATCAGCTACGTTAATACAATTTGTAGGTGCAATTCTAACTGCATTTATTGGCGGCTTTGGGTATGTTTACTTTATGTCTGGCGTCCAAGGATTTAATTTCGACGATACTAGCAAAATTGCACTCTTTATATCAATTGCAATACTAAGCTTTATGGGCTTAATAATGGGCGTAATGACTTGGTTAGGACTTAAATCAATTCCTATTTTCTTCATTGCAATGTTCTTTAGTATGCAATTAGTGACATTACCAAAACAATTATTACCTAAATTTTATCAAGATTATATTGTCGATTGGAATCCATTCACACACTATGCTAACTCTTTAAGAGAATTAATCTATATGCATCAACCAATAGAATTAAATAGCACAATGTGGATGTTTATTGGCTTTATGATATTCGGTGTGATTTCATCACTTATAGCGACTATAGTGAGAAAACATAGCGACAAAAAAACTGAGATTCCTTCATAA